One Bombus fervidus isolate BK054 chromosome 7, iyBomFerv1, whole genome shotgun sequence genomic region harbors:
- the LOC139988914 gene encoding odorant receptor Or2-like isoform X1 — protein sequence MSNEVVIIEADSNSDYCLQLNRWFLKPIGAWPASPSTTRLEKIVSFILNIICFSSVIITAIPSVLLLILEDESINLKLKTLDFLSHLFVSSFNYSTLLLHSKDIRQCLEHIEADWRSVTREEDQHVMMKNAKFGRYVAASCAIFMQGGILCFCFVTALTTVEIQIGNETRVLRLLPCAVYKKLVNVDESPANEIMLSLQIWSALIANSSTVGIFSLAAVLAAHACGQLGVIMAWITEFVKETKKQKETSSFQEIGVIVERHLRTLNFISCIEVVMNKIYLLEMLRCTMNICLIAYYILSEWDEHDIRNLTSYFMMFVSICFNIFVICYIGEILTEQSMKIGEAVYLTNWYYLPNKEIHDLILIIVRSSMVVQLTAGKMIRMTINTFGNVVKTGFAYLNLLQQVM from the exons ATGTCGAACGAAGTAGTGATCATAGAAGCTGACAGCAACAGTGACTACTGTCTTCAGTTAAATCGATGGTTCTTGAAACCGATCGGTGCATGGCCAGCGTCTCCATCCACCACAAGACTGGAAAAgattgtttcatttattttgaacATCATTTGCTTCAGCTCCGTAATCATCACTGCGATTCCCAGTGTATTGCTACTCATTCTAGAAGACGAGAGCATTAACTTGAAATTGAAAACTCTAGATTTCTTGAGTCATTTGTTCGTCAGCAGCTTTAATTATAGTACCTTGTTATTACACAGCAAAGACATCCGACAATGCTTAGAACACATAGAGGCTGACTGGCGATCAGTGACTAGGGAGGAGGATCAACACGTAATGATGAAAAACGCGAAATTCGGTCGCTATGTAGCTGCTTCGTGCGCAATTTTCATGCAGGGTGGCATTTTGTGCTTTTGTTTCGTGACAGCGTTAACTACAGTGGAGATTCAGATTGGAAACGAGACAAGAGTCTTACGCTTGCTGCCTTGTGCAGTATACAAGAAGTTGGTAAACGTCGATGAAAGTCCAGCAAACGAAATCATGCTTTCCCTGCAAATTTGGTCTGCTCTTATCGCGAATTCTAGTacagttggaatttttagtCTCGCAGCTGTACTAGCTGCTCACGCGTGTGGCCAACTGGGCGTAATTATGGCGTGGATTACTGAATTTGTTAAGGAAACAAAAAAACAGAAGGAAACTAGCAGTTTTCAGGAAATTGGAGTAATCGTGGAGCGACACCTGAGGACATTGAA TTTCATATCGTGTATCGAGGTTGTGatgaacaaaatatatttattggaGATGTTGAGATGTACGATGAACATATGTCTAATTGCCTACTACATTCTATCg GAATGGGATGAGCATGATATTCGAAATTTGACATCGTATTTTATGATGTTCGTTTCAATCTGTTTTAACATTTTCGTAATATGTTACATCGGTGAAATATTAACGGAACAG AGCATGAAAATTGGTGAAGCCGTTTACTTGACAAACTGGTATTATTTACCCAATAAAGAAATCCACGACTTAATTTTGATCATCGTGCGATCGAGTATGGTCGTTCAATTAACTGCAGGGAAAATGATTCGTATGACAATTAATACGTTTGGTAAT GTGGTAAAGACAGGTTTCGCATATTTGAATCTATTGCAGCAAGTAATGTAG
- the LOC139988914 gene encoding uncharacterized protein isoform X3, whose amino-acid sequence MSNEVVIIEADSNSDYCLQLNRWFLKPIGAWPASPSTTRLEKIVSFILNIICFSSVIITAIPSVLLLILEDESINLKLKTLDFLSHLFVSSFNYSTLLLHSKDIRQCLEHIEADWRSVTREEDQHVMMKNAKFGRYVAASCAIFMQGGILCFCFVTALTTVEIQIGNETRVLRLLPCAVYKKLVNVDESPANEIMLSLQIWSALIANSSTVGIFSLAAVLAAHACGQLGVIMAWITEFVKETKKQKETSSFQEIGVIVERHLRTLNFISCIEVVMNKIYLLEMLRCTMNICLIAYYILSSMKIGEAVYLTNWYYLPNKEIHDLILIIVRSSMVVQLTAGKMIRMTINTFGNVVKTGFAYLNLLQQVM is encoded by the exons ATGTCGAACGAAGTAGTGATCATAGAAGCTGACAGCAACAGTGACTACTGTCTTCAGTTAAATCGATGGTTCTTGAAACCGATCGGTGCATGGCCAGCGTCTCCATCCACCACAAGACTGGAAAAgattgtttcatttattttgaacATCATTTGCTTCAGCTCCGTAATCATCACTGCGATTCCCAGTGTATTGCTACTCATTCTAGAAGACGAGAGCATTAACTTGAAATTGAAAACTCTAGATTTCTTGAGTCATTTGTTCGTCAGCAGCTTTAATTATAGTACCTTGTTATTACACAGCAAAGACATCCGACAATGCTTAGAACACATAGAGGCTGACTGGCGATCAGTGACTAGGGAGGAGGATCAACACGTAATGATGAAAAACGCGAAATTCGGTCGCTATGTAGCTGCTTCGTGCGCAATTTTCATGCAGGGTGGCATTTTGTGCTTTTGTTTCGTGACAGCGTTAACTACAGTGGAGATTCAGATTGGAAACGAGACAAGAGTCTTACGCTTGCTGCCTTGTGCAGTATACAAGAAGTTGGTAAACGTCGATGAAAGTCCAGCAAACGAAATCATGCTTTCCCTGCAAATTTGGTCTGCTCTTATCGCGAATTCTAGTacagttggaatttttagtCTCGCAGCTGTACTAGCTGCTCACGCGTGTGGCCAACTGGGCGTAATTATGGCGTGGATTACTGAATTTGTTAAGGAAACAAAAAAACAGAAGGAAACTAGCAGTTTTCAGGAAATTGGAGTAATCGTGGAGCGACACCTGAGGACATTGAA TTTCATATCGTGTATCGAGGTTGTGatgaacaaaatatatttattggaGATGTTGAGATGTACGATGAACATATGTCTAATTGCCTACTACATTCTATCg AGCATGAAAATTGGTGAAGCCGTTTACTTGACAAACTGGTATTATTTACCCAATAAAGAAATCCACGACTTAATTTTGATCATCGTGCGATCGAGTATGGTCGTTCAATTAACTGCAGGGAAAATGATTCGTATGACAATTAATACGTTTGGTAAT GTGGTAAAGACAGGTTTCGCATATTTGAATCTATTGCAGCAAGTAATGTAG
- the LOC139988914 gene encoding odorant receptor Or2-like isoform X2: protein MSNEVVIIEADSNSDYCLQLNRWFLKPIGAWPASPSTTRLEKIVSFILNIICFSSVIITAIPSVLLLILEDESINLKLKTLDFLSHLFVSSFNYSTLLLHSKDIRQCLEHIEADWRSVTREEDQHVMMKNAKFGRYVAASCAIFMQGGILCFCFVTALTTVEIQIGNETRVLRLLPCAVYKKLVNVDESPANEIMLSLQIWSALIANSSTVGIFSLAAVLAAHACGQLGVIMAWITEFVKETKKQKETSSFQEIGVIVERHLRTLNFISCIEVVMNKIYLLEMLRCTMNICLIAYYILSEWDEHDIRNLTSYFMMFVSICFNIFVICYIGEILTEQSMKIGEAVYLTNWYYLPNKEIHDLILIIVRSSMVVQLTAGKMIRMTINTFGNVIKTGFAYLNLLQQMM from the exons ATGTCGAACGAAGTAGTGATCATAGAAGCTGACAGCAACAGTGACTACTGTCTTCAGTTAAATCGATGGTTCTTGAAACCGATCGGTGCATGGCCAGCGTCTCCATCCACCACAAGACTGGAAAAgattgtttcatttattttgaacATCATTTGCTTCAGCTCCGTAATCATCACTGCGATTCCCAGTGTATTGCTACTCATTCTAGAAGACGAGAGCATTAACTTGAAATTGAAAACTCTAGATTTCTTGAGTCATTTGTTCGTCAGCAGCTTTAATTATAGTACCTTGTTATTACACAGCAAAGACATCCGACAATGCTTAGAACACATAGAGGCTGACTGGCGATCAGTGACTAGGGAGGAGGATCAACACGTAATGATGAAAAACGCGAAATTCGGTCGCTATGTAGCTGCTTCGTGCGCAATTTTCATGCAGGGTGGCATTTTGTGCTTTTGTTTCGTGACAGCGTTAACTACAGTGGAGATTCAGATTGGAAACGAGACAAGAGTCTTACGCTTGCTGCCTTGTGCAGTATACAAGAAGTTGGTAAACGTCGATGAAAGTCCAGCAAACGAAATCATGCTTTCCCTGCAAATTTGGTCTGCTCTTATCGCGAATTCTAGTacagttggaatttttagtCTCGCAGCTGTACTAGCTGCTCACGCGTGTGGCCAACTGGGCGTAATTATGGCGTGGATTACTGAATTTGTTAAGGAAACAAAAAAACAGAAGGAAACTAGCAGTTTTCAGGAAATTGGAGTAATCGTGGAGCGACACCTGAGGACATTGAA TTTCATATCGTGTATCGAGGTTGTGatgaacaaaatatatttattggaGATGTTGAGATGTACGATGAACATATGTCTAATTGCCTACTACATTCTATCg GAATGGGATGAGCATGATATTCGAAATTTGACATCGTATTTTATGATGTTCGTTTCAATCTGTTTTAACATTTTCGTAATATGTTACATCGGTGAAATATTAACGGAACAG AGCATGAAAATTGGTGAAGCCGTTTACTTGACAAACTGGTATTATTTACCCAATAAAGAAATCCACGACTTAATTTTGATCATCGTGCGATCGAGTATGGTCGTTCAATTAACTGCAGGGAAAATGATTCGTATGACAATTAATACGTTTGGTAAT